From the genome of Gracilibacillus salitolerans, one region includes:
- a CDS encoding ABC transporter permease, whose amino-acid sequence MSFPFVIWLIIFKYIPVAGWVMAFQDYKPQFSIFEQEWVGLKHFKDLFNEPMFYRALENTLGMGILGLVFGTLSAIAFALLLNEVRFLTLKKWTQTISYLPHFVSWVIVANIVITMLSQEGIVNNLLMDIGILDRPINFMAQPDMFWGIVTAADVWKETGWNAIIYLAAMAGVDPQLYEAAKVDGASRWRQMWHITLPSIRPVIIVLLILNIGNLINIGFEKQMLLGNNIVAEKALVIDLYALDYGIGMFRYSFGTAIGIFKSVISVILILICNGFAKRIGEGRVF is encoded by the coding sequence ATGTCTTTTCCTTTTGTTATCTGGTTAATTATCTTTAAATACATTCCAGTTGCAGGCTGGGTGATGGCTTTTCAAGACTATAAGCCACAATTTAGTATTTTTGAACAAGAATGGGTAGGGTTAAAACACTTTAAAGACCTCTTCAATGAACCAATGTTTTATCGGGCATTAGAAAATACATTGGGGATGGGGATTTTAGGACTGGTATTTGGTACATTATCGGCTATTGCCTTTGCCTTACTCCTCAATGAAGTTAGGTTTTTAACATTAAAAAAATGGACGCAGACGATTTCTTATTTACCTCACTTCGTCTCTTGGGTAATTGTTGCAAATATTGTTATTACCATGCTTTCACAAGAAGGAATCGTCAACAATCTGTTAATGGATATAGGTATTCTGGACAGACCGATTAATTTTATGGCCCAACCGGATATGTTTTGGGGTATTGTAACAGCTGCAGATGTTTGGAAAGAGACAGGATGGAACGCGATCATTTATCTTGCAGCAATGGCTGGTGTCGATCCTCAGCTGTATGAAGCAGCAAAAGTAGATGGAGCAAGTAGATGGCGTCAAATGTGGCATATTACATTACCAAGTATTCGCCCGGTTATCATCGTATTACTTATTTTAAATATTGGTAACTTAATTAATATCGGTTTTGAAAAACAAATGCTATTAGGTAACAATATAGTCGCCGAAAAGGCGTTAGTTATAGACTTATATGCGTTAGATTACGGTATCGGTATGTTCCGTTATTCATTTGGTACCGCAATTGGGATATTTAAATCAGTTATCAGTGTTATTCTCATTTTAATATGTAACGGCTTTGCTAAACGAATTGGTGAAGGACGTGTATTCTAG
- a CDS encoding ABC transporter substrate-binding protein, whose product MKRKLSILLLFLLFMVAALSLVACSDNSDTDTSSNDDGATEENNSDEPLTLTFFNADGEEKSFDDPVAQKITEQTGIKLEMDYPVGGNDEAIPLMIASGDYPDLIFAKGDIGKLIEAGGVIKLDDLIEEKGDNLKAMYGDQLDRLRNSVDDPSIYTLGTNGVKKAKWEPCCSLQIQLDVLRELGYPQITTLEEFEAAITEYKEMYPEINGQETIGISLLGSDWRWLITVGDKASQLAGIPGDGQWSINDETGEAIYKFLEPDVKEYFRWLNGINDKGLLDQESFTHTYDTYISKLSSGRVLSIADDDWNFVDADKALQSNGMEHRTYAPLPVTVKPENTHQALKDYGFSGGWGIAISSTSEHQERAFEFLDWMASEEAQVLVNWGIEGENYDIVDGERVMQEDDKERMNTDSDYSKETGVGYYVYPFPQWGNGAVDSNGQPITPNTEQAIIDNFHETEKEVLAEYGMENWIDWYPPTEELGISNHGEAFNYTIEAGSDLQIIQQKADDLTEQRITQAILGAPEDFDASWDAMIEELEAMDIEKANEEMTQKTLDVMELWGTK is encoded by the coding sequence ATGAAGAGAAAGCTATCAATTTTATTATTGTTCTTATTATTCATGGTTGCTGCACTTTCTTTAGTGGCTTGTAGTGATAATTCTGATACAGATACAAGCAGTAACGATGATGGTGCAACAGAAGAAAATAACAGCGATGAGCCACTTACATTGACATTCTTCAACGCTGATGGGGAAGAGAAGTCATTTGACGATCCAGTCGCTCAAAAAATCACAGAACAAACGGGAATCAAATTGGAAATGGATTACCCTGTTGGTGGGAATGATGAAGCGATACCATTAATGATAGCAAGTGGTGATTATCCAGATTTAATCTTTGCAAAAGGTGATATTGGAAAACTGATTGAAGCTGGTGGTGTCATTAAATTAGATGATTTGATTGAGGAAAAAGGTGACAACCTAAAAGCAATGTATGGCGATCAACTAGATCGTTTACGTAACTCTGTTGATGATCCAAGTATTTATACATTAGGAACTAACGGCGTGAAAAAAGCAAAGTGGGAGCCATGTTGTTCATTACAAATCCAATTAGATGTTCTACGTGAACTGGGATATCCCCAAATTACTACACTTGAAGAATTTGAAGCAGCAATTACGGAATATAAAGAAATGTATCCTGAAATAAATGGACAAGAAACAATTGGTATTTCCTTATTAGGTAGTGACTGGCGCTGGTTAATCACAGTAGGTGATAAAGCATCACAACTTGCTGGAATACCGGGCGATGGTCAATGGTCAATTAATGATGAAACAGGGGAAGCGATATATAAATTTTTAGAACCGGATGTAAAAGAGTACTTTAGATGGTTGAATGGTATAAATGATAAAGGGTTACTTGATCAAGAATCTTTTACACACACGTATGACACATATATTTCAAAGCTTTCTTCAGGACGAGTGTTAAGTATCGCAGATGACGATTGGAATTTTGTTGATGCTGATAAAGCACTACAAAGTAATGGAATGGAACACAGAACTTATGCCCCATTACCAGTTACAGTAAAACCTGAAAATACTCATCAAGCTTTAAAAGATTATGGTTTTTCAGGTGGGTGGGGTATTGCAATTTCTTCTACTAGCGAACACCAAGAAAGAGCTTTTGAATTTTTAGATTGGATGGCATCAGAAGAAGCTCAAGTCTTAGTTAACTGGGGTATTGAAGGTGAAAACTATGACATCGTTGATGGTGAGCGTGTGATGCAAGAAGATGATAAAGAGCGTATGAACACTGATTCAGATTACAGTAAAGAAACTGGTGTTGGTTACTATGTATATCCATTCCCTCAATGGGGCAATGGTGCTGTAGATTCTAACGGACAACCAATCACACCAAATACTGAGCAAGCTATTATTGATAACTTCCATGAAACGGAAAAAGAAGTTCTTGCTGAATATGGTATGGAAAACTGGATTGACTGGTACCCACCAACTGAAGAATTGGGTATTTCTAATCATGGTGAAGCTTTTAACTATACTATCGAAGCTGGAAGTGATTTGCAAATCATCCAACAAAAAGCAGATGATTTAACAGAACAACGGATTACGCAAGCTATTCTAGGAGCACCAGAAGATTTTGATGCATCATGGGATGCGATGATTGAAGAATTAGAAGCAATGGATATTGAAAAAGCAAACGAAGAAATGACACAAAAAACATTAGATGTTATGGAACTTTGGGGTACGAAATAA
- a CDS encoding DUF4340 domain-containing protein, whose protein sequence is MKKTRTLIYVIISIVALSVLLFVLVNGNQKTNDADGKAENLIENFEQVTDINVFASENISLMKAEQGWQLVDAENEIDTDKMESFLLAMEEMTGKAVDVDKKNVNLDFPKVTVSFTDQQGDSQKISVGQMRGQGDQYYVEHKEKQSIYLVDRSAVEMIPLQRVALLNNKILTVTSEDVTDITIDNGTEVIQLSKESPFSEKEALAHLSGWYMHKPYQNVYSVAFSNTEEMVVGVDGIEHVEIVNGEDDYGLADSDFSIVFSNGEKEEKLIVGEPAANNQYYVQVEGEEVVYKIPTELLDPYSHQAYDMIDHFVHIVSLEVIDELSIETPEDKVHYTMEHEKNAEEEIETTVFRDEIELEIDAFRDDYKQLAGLTFDQAYNGESVEDEPEVMITYLITDENDEVMENSIEFRAISDTHYAIIKNNSSEIDFTVQKDKLHQAIERVIQAES, encoded by the coding sequence ATGAAAAAAACTAGAACATTAATATATGTGATCATAAGTATTGTTGCATTGTCCGTCTTGTTATTTGTGTTGGTTAATGGGAACCAAAAGACAAATGACGCGGACGGGAAAGCAGAAAATCTCATTGAAAATTTTGAGCAGGTAACAGATATTAACGTGTTTGCCAGTGAGAATATCTCTTTAATGAAAGCTGAACAAGGATGGCAACTTGTTGATGCAGAGAACGAAATAGATACGGACAAAATGGAGAGCTTTCTGTTAGCCATGGAAGAAATGACAGGAAAGGCAGTTGATGTAGATAAAAAAAATGTCAATCTAGATTTTCCTAAAGTGACTGTTTCTTTTACTGATCAGCAAGGTGATTCACAAAAAATTTCTGTCGGTCAAATGCGTGGACAAGGTGATCAATATTATGTCGAACACAAAGAAAAACAATCCATATATTTAGTGGATCGTTCAGCGGTTGAAATGATTCCATTACAACGTGTTGCTTTATTGAATAATAAGATCTTAACGGTAACCTCTGAAGATGTTACAGATATTACGATTGATAACGGGACAGAAGTGATTCAGTTGAGTAAAGAGTCCCCTTTTTCAGAAAAAGAAGCATTAGCACATTTAAGTGGCTGGTATATGCATAAACCCTATCAAAATGTTTATAGTGTAGCTTTTTCGAACACAGAGGAAATGGTAGTTGGCGTCGATGGAATTGAACATGTAGAAATAGTCAATGGGGAAGACGATTATGGCTTAGCGGATTCAGACTTTTCGATTGTATTTTCGAATGGAGAAAAGGAAGAAAAACTTATTGTGGGTGAGCCGGCAGCAAATAATCAGTATTATGTACAGGTTGAGGGAGAAGAAGTGGTGTATAAGATACCTACAGAATTACTGGACCCATACAGTCACCAGGCCTATGATATGATTGATCATTTTGTTCATATTGTTTCCCTAGAAGTAATCGACGAATTATCAATTGAGACACCAGAAGATAAGGTTCATTATACAATGGAGCATGAAAAGAATGCTGAAGAAGAGATAGAAACAACTGTATTTCGTGATGAGATAGAGCTGGAAATTGACGCCTTCCGGGATGATTACAAACAATTGGCAGGACTGACATTTGATCAAGCTTATAATGGAGAATCGGTGGAAGATGAGCCAGAAGTAATGATAACCTATCTGATCACGGACGAGAACGATGAAGTGATGGAGAACTCAATCGAATTCCGAGCAATATCAGATACACACTATGCGATCATCAAAAACAACAGTAGTGAAATCGACTTCACTGTCCAAAAAGACAAACTACACCAAGCAATAGAAAGGGTGATACAAGCTGAATCATAA
- a CDS encoding carbohydrate ABC transporter permease: protein MKKRKWTTFDIVLTAFMLFMIVITLYPFLNILAISLNNAVDTARGGIHIWPRDFTFANYQEIFGSNDRLLQAFFMSILRTIVGTITGIIASTMLAYVLSRRDFVFNGLVGFLLVLTMFISGGLIPEYMLIRQLGLINDFGVYIWPLLISAFNVIIIRSFMDNLPIALEESAKMDGANDFVIFTKIIIPLCLPVIATIALFLAVMQWNSWFDTYLYARSSEALTTLQFELMKILDNANISSGDITSQNAEVIAGQTNPQSIKMAITIIATVPILMVYPFLQKYFVTGLTLGAVKS, encoded by the coding sequence ATGAAAAAAAGAAAATGGACGACATTTGATATAGTACTGACCGCTTTTATGCTATTCATGATAGTAATAACTTTATATCCATTTCTTAACATATTAGCGATATCTTTAAATAATGCAGTAGACACAGCAAGGGGTGGAATTCATATATGGCCCCGTGACTTTACATTTGCTAATTATCAAGAGATTTTTGGCAGTAATGACAGGTTGCTTCAGGCATTCTTTATGTCAATTTTAAGAACAATAGTTGGAACAATTACAGGTATTATCGCAAGTACGATGCTTGCTTACGTGTTAAGCAGAAGAGATTTTGTTTTTAATGGTTTGGTAGGCTTCTTACTGGTATTAACGATGTTTATTAGTGGTGGATTGATACCGGAATATATGCTAATTCGCCAGCTAGGATTAATTAATGACTTTGGTGTTTATATTTGGCCACTGCTCATTTCAGCATTTAATGTTATCATTATTCGCTCCTTTATGGATAATTTACCTATCGCGTTAGAAGAATCAGCCAAAATGGATGGCGCCAATGATTTTGTCATCTTTACTAAAATTATTATTCCGCTATGTTTACCGGTTATTGCGACGATTGCTTTATTCCTGGCTGTCATGCAGTGGAACAGCTGGTTTGATACGTATTTATATGCAAGAAGTAGTGAGGCTTTAACGACATTACAGTTTGAACTAATGAAGATACTAGATAACGCCAATATCTCGAGTGGGGATATTACCTCGCAGAATGCCGAAGTAATTGCAGGTCAGACTAACCCGCAATCCATTAAAATGGCGATTACTATTATTGCAACTGTGCCTATATTAATGGTTTACCCATTCCTGCAGAAATATTTCGTAACAGGATTAACGTTAGGTGCAGTGAAAAGCTAG
- a CDS encoding YesL family protein: MIQTVTERPLYIAVQYFYFFLVTNIHFMLANLLFLLAFVFVEMSVQNIILFFIALLPAGPSLAALYSSMGKLIRERDLSPTKDFWKYYKNNFGIATRYWLVQWTIMAILIVDMYYTNQFLSVLSPVFLILLIFMLFVMLYAFPILTRFEVKLKNLFIVSVYAIFRYFKTTLFHISTLVSLTIIYYFAPGITVWFCMSVAGFFIMFNMRKPLQLMEEQLAQK, encoded by the coding sequence ATGATACAAACAGTTACAGAAAGGCCATTATATATAGCTGTTCAATATTTTTATTTTTTTCTTGTCACTAATATTCATTTTATGCTGGCAAATCTGTTATTTCTATTAGCGTTTGTTTTTGTGGAAATGTCAGTGCAGAATATCATTCTTTTTTTCATTGCGTTACTGCCGGCAGGCCCATCCTTGGCTGCTTTATATTCATCAATGGGGAAATTGATTCGTGAACGTGATCTAAGTCCGACAAAGGATTTCTGGAAATATTATAAGAATAACTTTGGTATAGCGACGAGATATTGGCTAGTACAGTGGACAATTATGGCGATTTTAATTGTAGATATGTATTATACTAATCAGTTTCTATCCGTGTTATCTCCAGTTTTTTTGATCTTATTAATTTTCATGTTGTTTGTTATGTTATATGCATTTCCTATTTTGACACGGTTTGAAGTAAAACTAAAAAACTTGTTTATTGTATCGGTATATGCAATATTTCGTTACTTTAAGACAACCTTATTTCATATTTCTACTTTGGTATCACTGACGATTATCTATTATTTTGCACCTGGCATTACCGTTTGGTTTTGTATGAGTGTAGCAGGGTTTTTTATCATGTTTAATATGAGAAAGCCACTTCAGTTGATGGAAGAACAATTGGCACAAAAATGA